The following proteins are co-located in the Pyxidicoccus trucidator genome:
- a CDS encoding methyltransferase domain-containing protein, whose translation MTYLMESDEEVRRLRAQASANSYADRLRLTGLGPGQVALDAGCGPGIITAEMLDVVGPRGRVVAVEPIAEHLAAARALLADRPNVELLQAALPTLPLQADTFDYVWCQYVFEYLGEPQSALEELVRVARPGGRVVVADIDGVGLWNWPFPEDLQQESQKLLQALREARFDVHAGRKMFHLFRRVGLADVRVHVSPFYVAAGAVDSRLHEDWVIRFRTLRPLAERAFGGVAPYDAFCQRFLALLDDPDTLKYAIVLTTEGVKH comes from the coding sequence ATGACCTACCTGATGGAGTCGGACGAGGAGGTTCGCCGACTCAGGGCCCAGGCGAGTGCCAACTCCTATGCGGACCGGCTGCGGCTGACGGGCCTGGGGCCCGGCCAGGTGGCGCTCGACGCGGGCTGCGGCCCGGGCATCATCACCGCGGAGATGCTGGACGTGGTGGGCCCCCGCGGGCGGGTGGTGGCCGTGGAGCCCATCGCCGAGCACCTGGCGGCGGCGCGCGCGCTGCTGGCGGACCGCCCCAACGTGGAGCTGCTCCAGGCGGCACTGCCGACGCTTCCACTGCAGGCGGACACCTTCGACTACGTCTGGTGTCAGTACGTCTTCGAGTACCTGGGCGAGCCCCAGTCCGCGCTGGAGGAGCTGGTGCGGGTGGCCCGCCCCGGAGGCCGGGTGGTGGTGGCCGACATCGACGGGGTGGGGCTGTGGAACTGGCCCTTTCCGGAGGACCTCCAGCAGGAGAGCCAGAAGCTGCTCCAGGCCCTGCGCGAGGCCCGCTTCGACGTGCACGCAGGCCGGAAGATGTTCCACCTCTTCCGGCGCGTGGGGCTGGCGGACGTGCGGGTCCACGTCTCGCCCTTCTACGTGGCCGCGGGCGCGGTGGACTCGCGGCTGCATGAGGACTGGGTCATCCGCTTCCGCACCTTGCGCCCCCTGGCGGAGCGGGCCTTCGGTGGCGTCGCGCCCTACGACGCCTTCTGCCAGCGCTTCCTGGCCCTCCTGGATGACCCCGACACCCTCAAGTATGCGATAGTGTTGACGACGGAAGGAGTGAAGCATTGA
- a CDS encoding ATP-binding protein → MTVVSADVAAAPPAPDTPEISVRTFRALLLHYERTYGRERLLQVWQAEGLPLSLEYVETLTNFVSLDFTERLFEALDRDSGDPDFITKAGRRIASPEAVGFLFYMMKALATPRSVYQRGLELDHTYNRVGGFHILQLTDSWVKVQYISKIRERNRNLCRTRQANLSAFPTVWNLPLAEVTEVQCQVQGAPCCEYECHWQNLPPLAWRSVAGGMMGMLAGLVSGTLDLASSVFAVFSLGVAGIALGTWLDTRTALRRKDAQLSEQHHGLRTSLEDLQRRNEEIFRTNVALEDRVAERTQALSEANSKLEASLARQQELDRLKSEFFDNVSHELRTPLTLMLLTLESLERRHEDSLPPAVRHHLVTMDRSAQRLLRLINNLLDLAQLESGKARLRYQPLELNGFLSSVLPPFQAMADRQRLWLRLEGGSVTPVQVDHERIDIVFQNLLSNALKFTQQGGVTVRLREDATDVHVEVEDTGPGISPQDIPVIFDRFAQADNSGTRRFGGTGIGLALVKETLELHSGGISVTSELGKGSTFHVRLPKGTAHIREDLRERRRADSPVRRERRTSGSFPTLDTAGLPGSGSTSAPAKDHVGPGLESPRVLVVEDDAEIRGFIAGLLAQHYRVLESVNGEEGLQRARTERPDLIVSDVMMPIMSGLQMLTALRNDARTVDIPVILLTARQEVSAKVEGLGTGANDYLGKPFSPRELLARIETQLRLREAAVRAAENERLAAIGLLTSGFAHEVRNPLNGLMNALGPLKSALGGGPSDLEMSRTMLDVVEECGQRIRHLAESLLSFTRTSDTPLALSLTSSLDSTLSVLAWRVPSGVTVERAYQCHEPVMGDPGTLNQVWLNLLDNALRAVGERGRVEVATSRQGDDAVVTISDNGVGIRQEDMERLFQPFFSTRAAGEGTGLGLALSRRIIMRHGGQVSLSSTPGEGTKVEVRLPLRPPLAPLSGASSA, encoded by the coding sequence TTGACGGTTGTCTCTGCAGACGTGGCGGCGGCACCGCCAGCCCCCGACACGCCAGAGATCAGCGTCAGGACGTTTCGTGCCCTGCTGCTGCACTACGAGCGCACGTACGGGCGTGAGCGGCTGCTCCAGGTCTGGCAGGCCGAGGGGCTGCCGCTGTCGCTGGAGTACGTGGAGACGCTGACCAACTTCGTGTCCCTGGACTTCACCGAGCGCCTCTTCGAGGCGCTCGACCGGGACTCGGGGGACCCGGACTTCATCACCAAGGCGGGCCGCCGCATCGCCAGCCCGGAGGCCGTGGGCTTCCTCTTCTACATGATGAAGGCGCTGGCCACGCCCCGCAGCGTCTACCAGCGCGGGCTGGAGCTGGACCACACCTACAACCGCGTGGGTGGCTTCCACATCCTGCAGCTCACCGACTCGTGGGTGAAGGTGCAGTACATCAGCAAGATTCGCGAGCGGAACCGCAACCTCTGCCGGACGCGCCAGGCCAACCTGTCGGCCTTTCCCACCGTCTGGAACCTGCCCCTCGCCGAAGTCACGGAGGTGCAGTGCCAGGTGCAGGGTGCGCCCTGCTGCGAGTACGAGTGCCACTGGCAGAACCTGCCGCCCCTGGCCTGGCGCAGCGTCGCGGGCGGGATGATGGGCATGCTGGCGGGGCTGGTGTCCGGGACGCTGGACCTCGCGTCCTCGGTGTTCGCGGTGTTCTCGCTGGGCGTGGCGGGCATCGCGCTGGGCACCTGGCTGGACACGCGCACGGCGCTGCGCCGCAAGGACGCGCAGCTGTCCGAGCAGCACCATGGCCTGCGCACCTCCCTCGAGGACCTGCAGCGGCGCAACGAGGAGATCTTCCGCACCAACGTGGCCCTGGAAGACCGGGTGGCGGAGCGCACCCAGGCGCTGTCCGAGGCCAACTCCAAGCTGGAGGCTTCGCTCGCCCGGCAGCAGGAGCTGGACAGGCTCAAGAGCGAGTTCTTCGACAACGTCAGCCATGAGCTGCGCACGCCGCTGACGCTCATGCTGCTGACGCTCGAGTCGCTGGAGCGCCGGCACGAGGACTCGCTGCCTCCGGCGGTGCGGCATCACCTGGTCACCATGGACCGCAGCGCCCAGCGGCTCTTGCGGCTCATCAACAACCTGCTGGACCTGGCCCAGCTCGAGTCGGGCAAGGCCCGGCTGCGCTACCAGCCGCTGGAGCTGAACGGCTTCCTGAGCTCGGTGCTGCCGCCCTTCCAGGCCATGGCGGACCGGCAGCGCCTGTGGCTGCGGCTGGAGGGCGGCTCGGTGACGCCCGTCCAGGTGGACCACGAGCGCATCGACATCGTCTTCCAGAACCTGCTGTCCAACGCGCTCAAGTTCACCCAGCAGGGCGGGGTGACGGTCCGCCTGCGCGAGGACGCCACGGACGTGCACGTGGAGGTGGAGGACACCGGCCCGGGCATCTCCCCGCAGGACATCCCCGTCATCTTCGACCGCTTCGCCCAGGCGGACAACAGCGGCACCCGGCGCTTCGGCGGCACCGGCATCGGCCTGGCCCTGGTGAAGGAGACGCTGGAGCTGCACTCCGGCGGCATCTCCGTGACGAGCGAGCTGGGCAAGGGGTCCACCTTCCACGTGCGGCTGCCCAAGGGGACGGCCCACATCCGCGAGGACCTGCGCGAGCGTCGCCGGGCGGACTCGCCGGTGCGGCGGGAGCGGCGCACCTCCGGCTCCTTCCCCACGCTGGACACGGCCGGCCTGCCCGGCTCGGGCTCGACGTCCGCGCCCGCGAAGGACCATGTCGGGCCGGGGCTGGAGTCGCCCCGCGTGCTGGTGGTGGAGGACGACGCGGAGATTCGCGGCTTCATCGCCGGCCTGCTGGCGCAGCACTACCGGGTGCTGGAGTCCGTCAACGGCGAGGAGGGGCTGCAGCGCGCGCGGACCGAGCGGCCGGACCTCATCGTGTCCGACGTGATGATGCCCATCATGTCCGGCCTGCAGATGCTGACGGCGCTGCGCAACGACGCGCGCACGGTGGACATCCCCGTCATCCTCCTCACCGCGAGGCAGGAGGTGTCGGCCAAGGTGGAGGGCCTGGGCACGGGCGCCAACGACTACCTGGGCAAGCCCTTCAGCCCGCGCGAGCTGCTGGCCCGCATCGAAACCCAATTGCGCCTGCGGGAGGCCGCGGTGCGTGCCGCGGAGAACGAGCGACTGGCGGCCATCGGCCTGCTCACCTCCGGCTTCGCGCACGAGGTGCGCAACCCGCTCAACGGGCTGATGAACGCGCTGGGGCCGCTCAAGAGCGCGCTCGGGGGCGGGCCCTCGGACCTGGAGATGAGCCGGACGATGCTGGACGTGGTGGAGGAGTGCGGCCAGCGCATCCGCCACCTGGCCGAGTCCCTGCTGTCCTTCACCCGCACGAGCGACACGCCGCTGGCTCTCTCGTTGACGTCCTCGCTCGACTCCACGCTGAGCGTGCTCGCCTGGCGCGTGCCCTCCGGCGTCACGGTGGAGCGCGCCTACCAGTGCCACGAGCCGGTGATGGGCGACCCGGGCACCCTCAACCAGGTGTGGCTCAACCTGCTGGACAATGCCCTCCGCGCGGTGGGCGAGCGGGGTCGGGTGGAGGTTGCCACGTCGCGTCAGGGCGACGACGCCGTGGTCACCATCAGCGACAACGGCGTGGGCATCCGCCAGGAGGACATGGAGCGGCTGTTCCAGCCCTTCTTCTCCACCCGTGCCGCGGGCGAGGGCACCGGGCTGGGACTGGCTCTCAGCCGCCGCATCATCATGCGGCATGGCGGCCAGGTCTCCCTCAGCAGCACGCCAGGGGAGGGGACGAAGGTGGAGGTGCGGCTGCCCCTGCGTCCTCCGCTGGCCCCGCTGTCCGGGGCGTCCTCCGCCTAG